In Ipomoea triloba cultivar NCNSP0323 chromosome 15, ASM357664v1, one genomic interval encodes:
- the LOC116006751 gene encoding cationic amino acid transporter 2, vacuolar-like, which yields MGFVSDWEKGSDGGGFSGGLRCLVRRKQVDSAHSKSSSSSSGHGRDHQLAKALTVPHLIAIGVGSTIGAGVYILVGTVAREHSGPALAFSFLIAGIAAALSALCYAELSSRCPSAGSAYHYSYICVGEGVAWLIGWGLILEYTIGGSAVARGISPNLALLFGGQDSLPAILARHTIPGLNIVVDPCAALLVCIVTGLLCVGIKESTMVQGFVTTANICAMIFIIVAGGYLGFKSGWPGYELPVGYFPFGVDGMLAGASTVFFAYIGFDSVASTAEEVKNPQRDLPMGIGFALSICCTLYMLVSAVIVGLVPYYAMDPDTPISSAFASHGIKWAAYVVTVGACTALCSTLMGSLLPQPRILMAMARDGLLPSFFSDVNKSTQVPIKSTLVTGLFSGTLAFLMDVDQLSGMVSVGTLLAFTMVSVSVLVLRYVPPDEVPLPSSFREAIDSVCLHYSSGTNGADIDEESTKTATITSDEGLPLLSRVPFGHPLLEKAAAQINLLVSERRKTAGWTIMFTCLGVLVLTSAASTVGLPNSVRFTLSGIGGFLVLSGLVVLTTIDQDVARHNFGHSGGFVCPFVPLLPIASILINVYLLINLGAATWARVSIWLLIGVIVYVFYGRNHSTLQHAVYVPAAHVDEIYQSSAHTLA from the exons ATGGGGTTTGTGTCTGATTGGGAAAAGGGTAGTGATGGGGGTGGGTTTTCTGGTGGGTTGAGATGCCTTGTGAGGAGGAAGCAGGTTGATTCTGCCCATTCAAagtcttcatcctcttcttctgGACATGGTAGAGATCATCAGTTGGCCAAAGCCTTGACTGTCCCTCATCTCATTGCCATAG GTGTTGGTTCAACTATAGGAGCAGGGGTTTATATTCTAGTTGGGACAGTTGCGAGAGAGCATTCTGGCCCAGCCCTCGCCTTTTCGTTTTTAATAGCTGGGATAGCAGCCGCTCTTTCTGCCCTTTGCTATGCTGAGCTTTCTAGTCGTTGTCCATCGGCTGGGAGTGCATATCACTATTCTTATATATGCGTCGGAGAAGG AGTTGCTTGGTTAATTGGATGGGGGCTGATATTGGAATACACAATTGGAGGTTCTGCAGTGGCACGGGGCATATCTCCAAACCTG GCCTTGCTCTTTGGAGGACAAGACAGTCTCCCAGCCATTTTAGCTCGTCACACCATCCCCGGGCTTAACATTGTAGTGGATCCATGTGCAGCACTATTAGTTTGTATTGTAACGGGGCTTTTGTGTGTGGGAATCAAGGAG AGTACAATGGTACAAGGATTTGTCACAACAGCTAATATATGTGCcatgatttttattattgttgccGGTGGATATCTGGGATTTAAATCTGGCTGGCCCGGCTATGAGCTTCCTGTCGG GTATTTCCCGTTTGGGGTTGATGGAATGCTTGCCGGGGCTTCAACTGTCTTCTTTGCATATATTGGCTTTGACTCAGTTGCTAGCACAGCCGAGGAG GTGAAGAATCCTCAACGTGACTTGCCAATGGGGATTGGTTTCGCGTTGTCGATATGTTGCACATTGTATATGTTAGTCTCGGCTGTTATTGTCGGTCTGGTCCCGTACTATGCTATGGACCCCGATACGCCAATCTCCTCTGCTTTTGCAAGCCATGGAATCAAGTGGGCAGC CTATGTTGTAACTGTTGGAGCCTGTACTGCTCTTTGCTCTACATTGATGGGTTCTCTCTTACCTCAG CCACGAATTCTTATGGCAATGGCTCGGGACGGGTTGCTGCCGTCGTTCTTTTCCGATGTTAACAAAAGTACTCAAGTTCCTATCAAGAGCACTTTAGTGACCGGTTTATTTTCTGGTACCTTGGCATTCCTCATGGATGTTGACCAGTTGTCAGGAATG GTAAGTGTTGGTACGCTTCTTGCGTTTACAATGGTTTCAGTTTCAGTCCTCGTACTCCGGTATGTTCCACCCGATGAGGTCCCCCTTCCGTCATCTTTCCGGGAGGCAATAGATTCGGTATGCTTGCACTATAGTAGTGGTACTAATGGTGCGGATATCGATGAGGAGAGTACCAAAACAGCTACTATTACCTCGGACGAGGGCCTTCCGCTGCTATCAAGGGTACCTTTTGGGCATCCTCTTCTAGAGAAAGCAGCGGCACAAATTAACC TTTTAGTAAGTGAAAGGCGGAAAACTGCTGGATGGACCATAATGTTTACATGTCTCGGGGTGCTTGTACTTACTTCCGCCGCTTCGACTGTTGGCCTGCCAAA TTCGGTGAGGTTCACACTTTCTGGAATTGGTGGTTTCCTAGTACTCTCGGGTCTGGTCGTGCTTACAACCATAGACCAAGACGTTGCCAGGCACAACTTTGGACATTCTGGAG GTTTTGTTTGCCCGTTTGTTCCACTTCTGCCCATCGCCTCCATTCTCATCAACGTGTACTTGTTGATAAATCTCGG CGCTGCGACTTGGGCCCGTGTATCCATATGGTTGTTAATAGGTGTAATCGTGTATGTTTTCTATGGCCGAAACCACAGCACACTGCAGCACGCAGTTTATGTACCTGCAGCTCACGTCGACGAGATATACCAGAGCTCAGCACACACTTTAGCGTAG